The DNA window GCGCGTTCAGCTGCTGCATGGCTTCCTGCAAACAGATAGTTTTTTCGACCGATGGCTACCGGGCGTATACTGTTTTCTACCGGATTATTATCAATATGTAGTAAGCCATTTGTAGCATACAAACTTAAGGTATCCCATCTTTCTATGGAATAAGCCAATGCTTTGGCTATGGTACTTTTGGGTAGCACCTCCATATATTGTTGCTTCATCCATTCACCAAGGCTCTTGAGGATTGGGGCAGCATGTTGCTGACGATACTGTGTTAAGTCATCGCCTGCCAATTTCATCTGTGCTGCCGTTCGCTCCATCGCATACAATTGCTGTATTTGCTCCAAGGCATACGCTGACCTTGTTGAGTCATTGGAATGAGCTTCAATAAATTTTCGGCGGGCATGCGCCATGCAATGGAATACCGTGATATCCGGATATTCCTTAAAAATATCATACCCACTGTAACCATCCGTTTGTAAATAACCTTTGTAATCTTTTAAAATTGACTTGGGGCCTTCTCTTCCGCGGCCGGGCTGGTAATCAAATAAGACCATTTTATCGTGATGACTTTGATAGACCCAATAGTAGCCCTGATGGGTTGCATTTTTCTTTTCATCGGTCATTACTTTTATCACCGTTTCATCTGCATGCAGATAATTGGTAGAGAGCACCCTTTTTTTATGGCAATCATAAATACCGGTGAGCGCATGTGCTGTAGCCCTGACCCAATCGCCCATCGTACTATCGCTGATGGTTTCACCCAGACGTTCGTATCTTTTTATCTGACGGTATAATGGCAGATGATCTACATATTTTTCTACTGCAATCTGTGCCAGCAGGCTGTTATCGGCACTACATTTTTCAATAGCTCTTAAGGGTGCCGGGGCCTGTGCTACAACACCGGTATTTTTAATGGCAAAGCGTGGGCGCTTTATTTGTTTTACATAGAGCTCCGAAGGGCTATAAGCCAGCAACTCAGTAATATCTTCGCCAATGATAGTGCATTGGGTAATATCCATATCGGTAGGCTCAATCAGTATTTCTTCTCTGCGAAGGCCTGCAGCAAAAGCCTGGCGTCCCTGATGCTTACTTGCTATGGTAGTTTTGCTTACATCACGGGCAGGCAATTGCCTGGTTTCGGTTAAAACTTCTGCAATAGGCTCTACATTAAAAAGAGTGCCTTGAAGTGGATTGGTAGCATTGGCAGCTTCAAAACGTTCGTGCTTACTGCCAAATATTACTTTTTGTAATTGCAGTAATTGTAGCTGTAATTGTTCGTATGATACAAGCAGTTTTTCATACAATACCTTGTAATCTACTACTTCATCCTTTGATATGTTTGCTTCGCTTTGCACTGCTGCAAAACTGCAATAAATAACCTACCTAAATACAGTCTATTTGCGCACATAACCCATGTAATTGGTGGGTATTTTCGTTTGGAAAAACCATTGTTTTTACTATAAGATTAAGCAGCAGGATTGTAGCGGTATTTATGCTTTACGGAACCTAACTCTATGCCTTGTAAAATAAGTTGTAACTGATAGTGTTTGATAGCGCAATGACCTGTAGAAGCATCATAGACAGGTAGCTCATAACGACCGGCTTCTAAGCGCTTGTAATAAATGGCCAGTCCATCGATTTCCCAATGCAAGAGTTTTATTTGGTTACGCTTACGGTTACAAAAAATGAATATGCCACCATGGGTAATATTATGCTGCATACTTTGTACGATGCCGCATAGTGCATCAAAGCCTTTACGCATGTCTACCGGTGGCAAATACCAGTAATATTTTTCAGTAGCTGATAATTGAAGCATAATCAGCAGCTAAGCAGTGACTTTATAAATTGGAGGGAAGCCGGACTGTTGGAAACATAAAGGGAAAATCCATTAGTACCTTTTAGACAAATACTTTCTGCTGCTGCTTCAGGATCTATCGAAAGAGATACAAATCCGGTTTTGATATCGGGCCCGGAGATGGTGTGATTCAACCTCTTGTTCCAATAAAGAAAACGACTGTAAACAATACCTTGTTCTTTACAAAAGGTCATCTTATCCAGTCCGCTTTCACGCCATTGTTCCACC is part of the Nodularia sp. LEGE 06071 genome and encodes:
- the tnpC gene encoding IS66 family transposase, which codes for MQSEANISKDEVVDYKVLYEKLLVSYEQLQLQLLQLQKVIFGSKHERFEAANATNPLQGTLFNVEPIAEVLTETRQLPARDVSKTTIASKHQGRQAFAAGLRREEILIEPTDMDITQCTIIGEDITELLAYSPSELYVKQIKRPRFAIKNTGVVAQAPAPLRAIEKCSADNSLLAQIAVEKYVDHLPLYRQIKRYERLGETISDSTMGDWVRATAHALTGIYDCHKKRVLSTNYLHADETVIKVMTDEKKNATHQGYYWVYQSHHDKMVLFDYQPGRGREGPKSILKDYKGYLQTDGYSGYDIFKEYPDITVFHCMAHARRKFIEAHSNDSTRSAYALEQIQQLYAMERTAAQMKLAGDDLTQYRQQHAAPILKSLGEWMKQQYMEVLPKSTIAKALAYSIERWDTLSLYATNGLLHIDNNPVENSIRPVAIGRKNYLFAGSHAAAERA
- the tnpB gene encoding IS66 family insertion sequence element accessory protein TnpB (TnpB, as the term is used for proteins encoded by IS66 family insertion elements, is considered an accessory protein, since TnpC, encoded by a neighboring gene, is a DDE family transposase.) yields the protein MLQLSATEKYYWYLPPVDMRKGFDALCGIVQSMQHNITHGGIFIFCNRKRNQIKLLHWEIDGLAIYYKRLEAGRYELPVYDASTGHCAIKHYQLQLILQGIELGSVKHKYRYNPAA
- the tnpA gene encoding IS66 family insertion sequence element accessory protein TnpA encodes the protein MSIQKWNQEDAQKMVEQWRESGLDKMTFCKEQGIVYSRFLYWNKRLNHTISGPDIKTGFVSLSIDPEAAAESICLKGTNGFSLYVSNSPASLQFIKSLLSC